The Odocoileus virginianus isolate 20LAN1187 ecotype Illinois chromosome 3, Ovbor_1.2, whole genome shotgun sequence genome includes a window with the following:
- the PLEKHJ1 gene encoding pleckstrin homology domain-containing family J member 1 produces the protein MRYNEKELQALSRQPAEMAAELGMRGPKKGSVVKRRLVKLVVNFLFYFRTDEAEPIGALLLEHCRVTQEEPSGFSISFLEDPERKYHFECCSEEQCQEWMAALRRASYEFMRRSLIFYRNEIQKMTGKDPLEQFGISEEARFQLSSLKA, from the exons ATGCGCTATAACGAGAAGGAGCTGCAGGCGCTGTCCCGGCAGCCGGCCGAGATGGCAGCCGAGTTGGGCATGCGGGGACCCAAGAAAGGCAGCG TGGTGAAGCGGCGGCTGGTGAAGCTGGTGGtcaatttccttttctacttCCGGACGGACGAGGCGGAG CCCATTGGAGCCCTGCTGCTGGAGCACTGCAGAGTCACTCAGGAAGAGCCCAGCGGCTTCTCCATCA gcttcctggaggacccAGAGAGGAAGTACCACTTCGAGTGCTGCAGTGAAGAGCAGTGTCAGGAGTGGATGGCTGCGCTGCGTCGAGCCAG TTATGAATTCATGCGGAGGAGCCTCATTTTCTACAGAAACGAGATCCAGAAGATGACTGGCAAG GACCCCCTGGAACAGTTTGGCATATCAGAGGAGGCCAGGTTCCAGCTGAGCAGCCTGAAGGCATGA